A region from the Ictalurus punctatus breed USDA103 chromosome 25, Coco_2.0, whole genome shotgun sequence genome encodes:
- the xrn2 gene encoding 5'-3' exoribonuclease 2, which translates to MGVPAFFRWLSRKYPSIIVHCVEEKSKECNGVRIPVDTTKPNPNEVEFDNLYLDMNGIIHPCTHPEDKPAPKNEDEMMVAIFEYIDRLFNIVRPRRVLYMAIDGVAPRAKMNQQRSRRFRASKEGVELAEEKKKMREEVFQRGGYLPPDEIKERFDSNCITPGTEFMDNLAKCLRYYIADRLSNDPGWRNVTVFLSDASVPGEGEHKIMDFIRRQRGQPNHDPNTHHCLCGADADLIMLGLATHEPNFTIIREEFKPNKPRPCALCGQIGHEIKECQGVAREKKGEHDEFADTVPVSEQEFIFIRLCVLREYLERELTMASLPFPFNFERSVDDWVFMCFFVGNDFLPHLPSLEIREGAIDRLVGIYKDVVHKTGGYLTEHGFVNLERVELIMQAVGVAEDNIFKKRKEDEENFKRRSKEKKKRMKAERGPAFVTGGQFAPRALGGRDRPMPVHNARHTAYDMRMQGSNYQQNKDAASSLKAMLRNGGKDPAGPSDSTDLHGLKRKAEDSDSEPEPEDNVRLWEAGWKQRYYKTKFDVDETDDEFRKKVVKAYVEGLCWVLRYYYQGCASWKWYFPFHYAPFASDFKDIKDMFTDFEKGTKPFKPLEQLMGVFPAASGNFLPPTWRELMSDPDSPIIDFYPEDFAIDLNGKKFAWQGVALLPFVDERRLRAALEKVYPDLTADEVRRNSLGSDVVFVSKSHPLCDFIKELYRSESYEGTGIPPELCFGIQGALSLEEDPILPDKPVESPIPMLRDIPCSSAVLIKFKDPQYEDNYVFKAVILPGAKIPQKVLKPGDWERSNRQPWRPQLGFNHNRQQMHLDQSAFRTLGHHVSSPQQGGQHGPRPPRVAPTMGGQYSNAPPPSTYHQGNYRPPLRDHQHSRQQGFPRNIPPSHPPQYPQLVHGAHGWDRAMQTQVSAYQQNIQRGRGGAGGFQQHVQRPDDRRPQEGYNSRSYGLPPPARRYNWN; encoded by the exons ATGGGTGTCCCTGCTTTTTTCCGTTGGCTGAGTCGGAAGTATCCGTCTATAATTGTACACTGCGTGGAGGAGAAG TCTAAAGAGTGCAATGGTGTCCGGATACCTGTTGATACAACTAAACCCAACCCAAACGAGGTGGAGTTTGATAACCTGTATTTGGACATGAATGGAATTATCCACCCTTGCACACACCCCGAGGACAA GCCTGCACCCAAGAATGAGGATGAAATGATGGTTGCAATTTTTGAGTACATTGACCGGCTCTTCAACATCGTTCGTCCAAGAAGAGTTCTTTACATGGCAATCGATGGTGTT GCTCCTCGTGCCAAAATGAACCAGCAGCGATCCAGACGATTCCGTGCCTCCAAAGAAGGAGTGGAGCTCgctgaagagaaaaagaaaatgagggAGGAAGTTTTTCAGAGAG GTGGTTACCTGCCCCCTGATGAAATAAAAGAGAGGTTTGACAGCAACTGCATCACTCCG GGCACAGAGTTCATGGACAACTTGGCCAAATGTTTGCGCTACTACATTGCAGACAGACTGAGCAATGATCCTGGATGGCGGAATGTCACA GTCTTTCTCTCTGATGCTAGTGTTCCTGGAGAAGGTGAACATAAGATCATGGATTTCATCAGGAGACAGCGag GTCAGCCCAATCATGACCCTAATACACACCACTGTCTCTGTGGTGCTGATG CTGATCTTATTATGTTGGGTCTGGCAACACACGAGCCCAACTTCACCATCATCCGAGAAGAATTCAAGCCTAACAAACCCAGACCATGTGCACTGTGTGGACAGATTGGACATGAAATTAAAGAGTGCCAGGGTGTGGCCAGGGAGAAGAAAGGAGAG CATGATGAGTTTGCTGACACAGTGCCAGTATCCGAGCAGGAGTTTATCTTCATTCGTTTGTGCGTACTACGTGAG TATCTGGAGCGAGAGTTAACCATGGCCAGCCTGCCTTTCCCCTTTAACTTCGAGAGGAGTGTTGATGACTGGGTTTTCATGTGCTTCTTTGTGGGAAATGACTTTCTGCCCCATTTGCCCTCTCTAGAAATCAG AGAGGGCGCCATCGACCGGCTTGTGGGTATTTACAAAGATGTTGTGCACAAGACTGGG GGATACCTCACAGAACATGGTTTTGTCAACCTGGAGCGAGTGGAGCTTATCATGCAGGCTGTGGGGGTTGCTGAGGACAACATATTCAAGAAGCGCAAAGAGGATGAG GAAAATTTCAAAAGGAGAtcaaaggaaaagaagaaacgaATGAAG gcagAACGGGGTCCGGCATTTGTCACAGGAGGTCAGTTTGCCCCTCGTGCATTGGGAGGACGAGACCGACCGATGCCTGTACACAACGCTCGCCATACGGCCTATGATATGAGGATGCAGGGCAGTAACTACCAGCAGAACAAA GATGCTGCCAGTTCTTTAAAAGCCATGTTGAGAAATGGTGGAAAg GATCCTGCAGGGCCAAGCGATAGTACGGACCTGCACGGTTTAAAGAGGAAAGCAGAAGACAGCGACAGCGAGCCAGAGCCTGAAGATAACGTCAG GTTGTGGGAGGCAGGATGGAAGCAGCGGTATTACAAAACCAAATTTGACGTGGATGAGACTGACGATGAATTTCGTAAAAAGGTGGTCAAGGCTTATGTGGAGGGCCTTTGCTGGGTTCTTAGATACTACTACCAG GGCTGTGCGTCCTGGAAGTGGTACTTTCCGTTCCACTATGCACCATTTGCATCCGACTTCAAAGACATCAAGGACATGTTCACAGATTTCGAAAAAGGCACCAAGCCA tTCAAACCTCTAGAGCAGCTGATGGGAGTGTTTCCTGCTGCCAGTGGGAACTTCCTGCCTCCGACATGGCGGGAACTGATGTCAGACCCG GACTCCCCCATCATCGACttctatcctgaagactttgcGATTGATTTGAATGGAAAGAAGTTCGCCTGGCAGG GTGTTGCTTTGTTGCCGTTTGTTGATGAGCGCAGGCTGCGGGCAGCCTTGGAAAAGGTCTATCCTGACTTAACAGCAGATGAAG TCAGAAGGAATAGTCTGGGCAGCGATGTGGTTTTTGTCTCGAAATCCCACCCTCTGTGTGACTTCATCAAGGAACTCTATAGATCAGAATCTTACGAG GGAACTGGGATTCCTCCAGAGCTGTGCTTTGGGATCCAAGGTGCATTATCACTTGAAGAAGATCCTATTCTACCAGATAA ACCTGTAGAATCTCCGATCCCTATGCTGAGGGATATTCCATGCAGCAGTGCAGTTCT aattAAGTTCAAGGATCCACAGTATGAAGACAATTATGTGTTCAAAGCAGTCATCCTTCCTGGGGCAAA GATTCCCCAAAAAGTGTTGAAGCCTGGTGACTGGGAGAGGTCTAATAGACAACCATGGAGACCCCAACTGGGCTTTAATCACAACCGCCAGCAAATGCACCTGGACCAGTCTGCCTTCAGGACGCTGGG CCATCATGTCAGCAGTCCTCAACAAGGTGGTCAACATGGCCCCAGGCCCCCTCGAGTCGCGCCGACCATGGGTGGGCAATACAGCAATGCCCCGCCCCCCAGTACATATCACCAAGGGAACTATCGTCCACCTCTTCGAGACCACCAGC ATTCCAGGCAGCAGGGATTTCCAAGAAATATACCACCATCTCATCCACCGCAGTACCCACA